From Dermochelys coriacea isolate rDerCor1 chromosome 23, rDerCor1.pri.v4, whole genome shotgun sequence, one genomic window encodes:
- the ALKBH6 gene encoding alpha-ketoglutarate-dependent dioxygenase alkB homolog 6 isoform X2, with protein sequence MEEPCAKILALETFRLEQVPPTVYYIPNFISESEETYLLHQVYAAPKPKWTQLSGRKLQNWGGLPHPKGMVLEKLPPWLQSYAEKISSLGVFGGKLANHVLVNEYLPRQGIMPHEDGPLYFPTVTTISLGSHTLLDFYHPVSKGQHADSEQVPTPQTEEQRHFLSLLLEPCSLLVLREDMYVRYLHGIRPAASDAITEKVANVAACSMVLGDELRRGTRVSLTIRHVPKVLKTAIFLGRGK encoded by the exons ATGGAGGAGCCATGTGCCAAGATACTCGCGCTGGAGACGTTCCGTTTAGAGCAG GTTCCACCAACTGTCTATTATATTCCAAACTTCATCTCTGAGTCGGAGGAGACCTATCTGCTGCACCAG GTTTATGCTGCCCCCAAGCCCAAGTGGACCCAGCTGTCTGGAAgaaagctgcagaactggg GAGGGCTGCCCCACCCAAAAGGGATGGTACTGGAGAAGCTGCCCCCCTGGCTGCAGAGCTATGCCGAGAAGATCTCCTCCCTTGGAGTGTTTGGCGGGAAGCTGGCGAACCATGTGCTGGTGAATGAGTACCTCCCCAGGCAGGGGATCATG CCTCATGAAGATGGACCTCTGTACTTCCCCACGGTCACCACCATCAGCCTGGGATCTCACACGCTGCTGGACTTCTACCATCCCGTCAGTAAGGGGCAGCATGCGGATAGCGAGCAG GTCCCCACGCCCCAGACAGAGGAGCAGCGCCacttcctgtccctgctgctggagccgtGCAGCCTCCTGGTCCTGCGGGAGGACATGTACGTCCGTTACCTGCACGGGATCCGACCCGCTGCTTCTGACGCCATCACAGAGAAAGTGGCCAACGTGGCGGCCTGCAGCATGGTGCTCGGGGACGAGCTGCGCCGGGGAACCCGGGTGTCGCTCACCATCCGCCATGTCCCCAAGGTGCTGAAAACTGCCATTTTCCTGGGCAGGGGGAAGTGA
- the ALKBH6 gene encoding alpha-ketoglutarate-dependent dioxygenase alkB homolog 6 isoform X1 codes for MVLPLLPFHGSAMVPGGGPRRLDLPAITGPFFEMEEPCAKILALETFRLEQVPPTVYYIPNFISESEETYLLHQVYAAPKPKWTQLSGRKLQNWGGLPHPKGMVLEKLPPWLQSYAEKISSLGVFGGKLANHVLVNEYLPRQGIMPHEDGPLYFPTVTTISLGSHTLLDFYHPVSKGQHADSEQVPTPQTEEQRHFLSLLLEPCSLLVLREDMYVRYLHGIRPAASDAITEKVANVAACSMVLGDELRRGTRVSLTIRHVPKVLKTAIFLGRGK; via the exons ATGGTGCTTCCTTTGCTTCCTTTCCATGGATCTGCAATGGTTCCAGGAGGGGGACCCAGAAGACTGGACCTTCCAGCCATCACAGGCCCCTTCTTTGAGATGGAGGAGCCATGTGCCAAGATACTCGCGCTGGAGACGTTCCGTTTAGAGCAG GTTCCACCAACTGTCTATTATATTCCAAACTTCATCTCTGAGTCGGAGGAGACCTATCTGCTGCACCAG GTTTATGCTGCCCCCAAGCCCAAGTGGACCCAGCTGTCTGGAAgaaagctgcagaactggg GAGGGCTGCCCCACCCAAAAGGGATGGTACTGGAGAAGCTGCCCCCCTGGCTGCAGAGCTATGCCGAGAAGATCTCCTCCCTTGGAGTGTTTGGCGGGAAGCTGGCGAACCATGTGCTGGTGAATGAGTACCTCCCCAGGCAGGGGATCATG CCTCATGAAGATGGACCTCTGTACTTCCCCACGGTCACCACCATCAGCCTGGGATCTCACACGCTGCTGGACTTCTACCATCCCGTCAGTAAGGGGCAGCATGCGGATAGCGAGCAG GTCCCCACGCCCCAGACAGAGGAGCAGCGCCacttcctgtccctgctgctggagccgtGCAGCCTCCTGGTCCTGCGGGAGGACATGTACGTCCGTTACCTGCACGGGATCCGACCCGCTGCTTCTGACGCCATCACAGAGAAAGTGGCCAACGTGGCGGCCTGCAGCATGGTGCTCGGGGACGAGCTGCGCCGGGGAACCCGGGTGTCGCTCACCATCCGCCATGTCCCCAAGGTGCTGAAAACTGCCATTTTCCTGGGCAGGGGGAAGTGA